The following nucleotide sequence is from Nitrospira sp..
GCCATCGTTGTCGACGGGCATGACATCGCCGCCCTGCTTTCTGCCTTCGATGAAGCGTCGCGGACCAAGGGGCGCCCGACCGTGCTCCTCGCCAAGACCTTCAAGGGGCGCGGGATCTCCTTCATGGAAAACCATCCGGAATGGCACGGCAAACCCATCAAGAAGGGCGAGGACGAACAGAAAGCACTGGACGAGTTGGCGAAGCAACGAAAGCCCGGAGCGGTCGCGCTGCAGGTCGCCAAACCGACGTCCGTGAAGGCCGCAGCTCCGTCCGCCGGAACGATGGCACCTCCTCCCTACAAGGTTGGGGAATCGGTTGCGACCCGCGAAGCCTTTGGCGCGGCACTCCTGGCGCTGGGCGAGGCGAATCCTTCCGTCGTGGCCCTCGACGCCGACGTGAAGAACTCGACGTACAGCGACAAATTCGGCAAGCGCTTTCCTGATCGGTTTTTGGAGAACTTCATCGCCGAACAAAATATGTTGGGCGCAGCCGCCGGAATCGCGGCTTGCGGGAAGATTCCATTCGTGGCCACCTTTGCCGCCTTTTTCACACGCGCCTATGACTTCATCCGCATGGCCGCCATCAGCCAGTCGAACGTGAAGCTGGTCGGCACACACGTGGGGGTCAGTATCGGCGAAGACGGTCCCTCGCAGATGGGGCTCGAAGATTTGGCGATGATGTCGGCTCAGCCTGGCATGACGGTGTTGTATCCGTCCGACGGTGTGTCGATGTACAAGCTGGTTGAGATCGCCGCAGCCCACAAGGGGATGGTCTATCTGCGGGCCGGACGCCCGAAGACGCCGGTCCTGTATAATGGTGATGAGCCTTTCCGAGTCGGCGGCTCCAAGGTCCTGCGGCAAAGCGCCTCCGATCGGTTGACGATCGTTGCCGCCGGGGTCACGTTGTTTGAGGCGTTGAAGGCGCATGATCAATTGAAAGCGGCCGGTTTCGCGACGCGCGTCGTGGACCTCTATAGCATCGTGCCCGTCGATCGCGCGACGCTGCTCGAATGCGCACGAGCGACCGACGGCCGGTTCCTGACCGTGGAGGACCATTATGCTCACGGTGGCCTCGGCGACACGGTGCTGAGCGCGCTGGCCTCGGAAGGCGTGCGAGTTCGAAAGCTGGCCGTGCGCGAGATTCCCCGCAGCGGAAAGCCCGAGGAACTCATCGATCATTTTGGAATCGGAGTGCGCTCGATTGTCGAAGCAGCCAAAGAAATTCTCCGCTGAACAGCCCGATCAGGCCCTTCCGAGCGGGCTGAACCAGATTCCCCTGTTGAAGATTCTCAGTGCCCAGGATCGCCACAAGATCCTGGGCGAGCTGATCGAAACCCGCTATGGAAAGGGGCAGTATATTTTCCGGGAGGGGGATCCTACGGAGTATTTCCATATCCTCAAAGAGGGCACGGTCAAGTGCGTGAAGTCCTCTCCCGGCGGGAAGGAGTGCACGCTCAAGGTGCTGATGCCTGGGGATCTGTTTTGTTGTGATGCCGCGACGTTCGACGGGGCCTACCATCCGGGCACGGCTCGGCCCATGGGCGACGTCAGCGTGCTGCGGATGAGGAAAGAGGCCTATTTCGAGATCTTGCGGCAGAACCCAGCCGCCGCGATGGAGGTGATACGACATCTCGGCAACCGCTTGAATGAGGCACAGGAAAAGGCCAAGGTTCTCGCGTTGGATCGGGCGGATCAACGACTGGCTTCGTTGCTGGTTGATCTGGCCGAGCGGACGGGCGTGAAGGAGCCGAATGGCATTAAACTGGCTGTTCGACTCACCCGAGAGGACATGGCCGATATGGTGGGGATTACGACCGAGACCGCCATCCGCATCATGGCGCGATTCAAAAAAGATCGTCTAGTGTCCGGAACCGCTGCCCAGCTTATTGTTCGCGACCTTCCCAGGCTTAAGCTACTCGCTTCCACGTAGTTGTTCCCACGAGAGGCCGGTATTTTTTTAAAATATGATATTTGTCATATTTTATTGGTCATGCTCTGCCGTAAAGTGCGACAGTCGATCATCCTTCGAGCGCTCCGAGGGATGCCGATCGAAAGAGTAGTTTCAGCGGCGCTGATTCAACCATTAGGAGGCAGGCATGCAAGAGCAAACATGGCAGCACAATCACAGACGCCGTCGGTGCAAGACGGCGTCGCTATTGGGAGTGACGCTCGGGCTGGTGGCCGGAATGGCCTTCTCCGCCCAAGCCAAAACTCATGACGTCCAGATGACGGCGGTGGAAACGGATATCGTCATCGACGGTGGAGGGGAAAAGTATGCTGCCTGGACGTTCAACGGGCAGTTCCCTGGCCCGGTCGTGCGGGTGACGGAAGGCGACACCATCAATTTCACCTTGACCAACCCGGCCACCAACAAGAACCCGCACGCGATGGATTTCCATGCGGCGGAAATCGACTTCCTCAAGAACTATCGGGCGGTCAATGCCGGAGAATCGATCAGCTTCACCTTCGTCGCTAAGAAGCCGGGCGTCTTCTTTTACCATTGCGGGGCGCCCCCGATGATCCAACACGTCGCGCGCGGCATGTTCGGCGCGATCATCGTGGATCCGAAGGATGCCAAGGTTTGGCCAAAGGCGGATCGTGAGTATGTGCTGGTGCAGTCCGAGTATTATAAGAATCCGAACGATGTGCAGGCCATGTTCGACCGCAAGTATGACGGCATCATGTTCAACGGCGGCATCTTCAAGTACCATCCGTTTGTTACGGGCGGAGGGAAGCTCGATGCCAAGCCGGGTGAACGCGTCCGCATCTACTTCGTCAATGCAGGTCCCAACGAATTTTCCTCGTTCCACCCCATCGGGGAGATTTGGGACAATGTATATGAGAGTGGTAATCCCGCCAATAACTTGAAGGGTGTCCAGACCTATGTGGTCGGCCCAGGTAGCGCCGCGACGTTCGACGTCGTGGTGGAATCTGCCGGCGCCTACCCACTGGTCACTCATTCGCTGACGGGTGCCCTGCGAGGAGCCATTGCGGTTCTGTTGGCAGGACCGGATGCGAAGCCGGCTCCGTTGATGCCGATGGTGCCCTGGGAGTTGCCGACCTCGAAGACTGAGACCACACCCCCGCCAGGTCACTGACCGGCATGCGGGCCGGCCGCCCATGAGGACGGCCGGCCCCCTTTGGAGAAACCTCACTGTGATCCACACCCACGTGCAACGTTCATGGTTTCTGGGAGATGCCGATGCGGAATCTTGGGACGATATGGTGCTTCCTCCTTCTGCTGACCGGATGCCTCGTGGTTCCGGCCGCTGCCGAACCACGGTACGAGCGCACGGCACTGTCCTTGTCCGGACAAGACTGTGTTTCTCAACGCCCGTCTATCGGCGAGGCTTTGGCACGCATGCCCGGCGTGGTACGAGTCGATTTGGAAAGCGTATCCGACCACGCACTCATTGATGTGAAACCAGGGGAGGTGACGGCGGAACAACTTCGATCCGTTGTGGCCGAACGCCTGGTCCCTGACGCGAGTTGTCGGGTCGAAATCATGCGATCCTGTATCTCCACGGGCGGAGCCCCACCGACTCCCTGATAGGCACTTGCGCCCGTCCAGCGATTCGGACAGACTGAGACGTGTTCGCGCAATCTCGTCATGCAAACGACTGGCGTCATGGAATGGCAATGGGGCATCTTTGGGCCGTGCCTGCTCATGGCCGGCTGGGTGTCGCTCCTCGCTGTCCCGTCGGGTTCGGCCCAAGAAGCGGTCCTGGAATATCCCATCCGTCCGTTTAATGTCGATGTCATGTTGCGTCAGCAAACCTTCGCGCCGGATGACCGAGAGATCGGTGTGCAAGTCGGCGTGACGGCTGCGCGGTATGGTCACGTCGAAGTCCGGGCCATCTATCAATTCTTCAGCGTCCACACCCAGGAGTTTCGAACCGACCAGCACTCCTTGTTTCTGAACCCTCGCTGGAATAACTTCATCGACATCCTGGATTTCCCGAAGCATAGGCCCTTGAACCGGATGATCAGGCATCTGCTGTTCGGTCCGTTGGAGGACCGGGCCGTGCCCTATCTTGGGCTGCTAGGCGGGGGCGTCATGCCGGGGCCAGGGCATCGTGCTCCGGGACATTTGGTCGGCGGCCAGGTCGGCGTGCGTTTCCCGGTGGCCCGCAGTCTCTCGGTCGATATCGGCGTTCAGTTCACGCAGTACGGGGTGGATTTTCGCGGCGAGGCAGGGCAGGCGCAACAATGGGTCTTCTTGACCGGCGTTCGATTTTAAGGCGCGTTTCCAACCGGTGGCTTACCGGTCTGGCGGTGGTTCCGCTCTTGACCGGGTGCGGGTTACTCATCGACGCCGCCGAGCAGGTCTGGCCCGTGTCAGACAATGAAGTCGAAGCTATTTGTGTCCGAGAACGGGTGCAGGTCGGCTTGGCCATGGAGCCCTTTCGTCCCTTTGTGTTCCCCGCCATCTGGACGGATGAAGGGGCTCGGGTCACCGGCCTGGACGTCGAACTGGTCGGCGCCATGACCGACGAATTGTCCCGCCGTTGCGGCCGTTCGGTCACCCCTGTCCTTCATCTGGTGCGGTTTAGAGATCTGTTCCGGCTCCTGAACGAAGGGCATCTGGATTGGTTCGTTTCCGCCGTGGCGGCCAATGTTCCTTCGCCGCAGCGGGCCGGTGTGGCCTATTCGCTCCCCTATCTGTACGGCGGCGGCACCAGTGGGATCGCGAGAAATCGCGAGGTCCTCGATCGAGTGCGAGCGAATCTGATGCAACCGACTTTGCGGTCCGCTCCTGCGGAGGCGGCTTTTCCCACCCATGCATTGGATGGATTGACGGTGGCCGTGCAGGATGAAACCAGCGCGCACCACTATGCCGAGGCCAACCTGCGTTCCGCCCGCTTGGTCGTCTGCGATTCGCTTCCGGCGGCCTTCGAGTATGCCGACGCCGGATTGGAGCCACCCATTGATGTCATTCTCGGCGCGCAGCCGGTCTTGGAGTACATGGTGCATCGGGTTCGCAAGGACTGGATGCTCCTGACTCGTGATCAGGGCGCCCCCCTGTTGCTGACGAAGGCGAACTATGCGGTCGTGTTGGCCGAGGAGAGTTACCGATTGCGTTGGTTGGTGAACGATCTGTTGTTGAAGTTGGAGGAGTCAGGGCGGCTGCAAGACATGCGTATTCGCTGGCTGGAAGAGGAATACGCCTTTCCGCGACGGGCCTCGCTGGAGGGACTCCCGTTCGACGTGGAGAACATGGCGGCGCACTATACGCAGGGAGGCTGTCGAGTCAAATTCGGATCATGATGGCACAGGGGAGGATCAGCATGAAAAGGCCATGGGGAGTGATCCTGCTGGCGGTGGTGCTCGGTGTGGCGGCACAGCCGTCCCTGGGGATGGCGGTCGAACGGGCGGAGGCGGAAGAAACGTCCAGGCTCTTGGCGAAACTCCTGCAGTCCGGCCGCATCGTGATAGAGCGCAACCAGGCGCTGATCGACGATCCGCACAAGGGCGACAAAGGGCTGACGGCTGAGGTGTTCGAACAACAATTGGTCCAGGAGTTTCGAGCCAGGACCGGCATTGATCTCACGGCTTTGCGGACGGCTTCACCATCCATCGTGATTCCCCCCTTGGCGATGGAACTCTTGCCGGTGCTCGTCCAGGCCGGCAAAGAGGTCGTCCGTGAAGCCCAAGTGGTCATCAACCAGCGCGGGATCGGGTATAAGAATTTCATCCCCGCCACCTATGGCAGCCGAACCTCGGCCCGGTTCTCCAAGGCCTCGCATGTCCGGCTGAAACAGACGGCTCTCCAGCCGCGCAATCCCAAGAATGAGCCGGACGAGTACGAAGCATCTGTGTTGCAGTGGTTGTCGGCCAGGCCGCGCGCGGAGGCCTATGTCAGTGAATTGACCGAGGGGGGACAAACCTTGCGGGTCGTCATGCCGATCTATTATGCAAAGGACTGTTTATCCTGCCATGGGGAGCCGAAGGGGGATCTCGACATTTCCGGTTATCCCAAGGAAGGGCATAAGGAGGGCGATCTCGCCGGGGCGATCACCGTCACGACCCCGCTCACGCGCTAGGTCGGAAAGAGTCTTCCGTTCTCAGCCATGATTCGGCGCCACGAAGACCAGCACCTTCAATCGTTGAGCCGTGTGGTTCTTCACGCCATGTTCCTCGCCGGCCGGCGCCAGGGTACCTTGTCCCGTTGTTAAGGTCTGCCTCTGCTTGCCGACCTGGAACGTTCCCTCGCCTTCCAGCACGATGTAGACCTTGTCCTGCTCGCCGTGGATATGGCCCTTCTGCTCCTGACCGGGCTCGAAACAATAGATGTCGCAAAAGAACCTCGGGGTCTGGAAGAGGTTATTCTTTTTCATCTTCTCGCTAGTGAACTGCTGAAAATCAGAGAGGGAAATCACCTTCATGTCGCATGCTCCGCCGCTGTGGATGGATGGGATTCCTGTGGTGTCTGCAATCGTCGCACGATGCTGTCCGTTGAAATCAGGTGGCGTGACAGGCCCAAGTCCTGCGCCGGGATGCCCATGGCCAAGCCGAGCAATTGCGGCAGGTGGAGAATCGGCAGGTTCAGGGCCGTCCGGACCGCCTGCCCGGCCCGCTCCTGGTAAATGTCCAGGCTCATATGGCAGAGGGGGCAAGGCGTCACCATGAAGTCGGCGCCATGGTCACGGGCGTCTTTCATGTTGGTACCGGCCATGGCCACGGCGATGGCTTCCTTCTCCAAAATGATCGGGAACCCGCAACACTTCGTGCGCCCCGCATAGGCTACCGGCTCTCCACCGACCGCGCGGATGACCTTCTCCAACGAGCTGGGATTTTCGGGATCGTCGAATCCCAATTCCCAGGAGGGGCGAAGCATGTAGCACCCATAAAAGGGCGCGATTCGAAAGTCGCGAAACGAGGTCTGGACGTGGGTGCCGAGGCGGGTGAGCCCGATATCGCGGACCGCGATCCAGAGCAGGTGTTTGACCTGTATACCGCCGTGATACCGGATGCCGTCCTGTGCGAGGATGCGGTTGATTCGCTCGAGCGTCGCCGGTTCGGATTTCAGCCGCCGGTTGGCGGCACTCATGACCCCTTGACAGGTGCCGCAGATCGTCATCACGTCCAGTCCCAGCCGTTCGGCTTGGGCAAAGGTCCTGGCGTTCAGCGCCAGCGCCACGTCCGGATCCGCTTCGCCGATGACGCCGGCCCCGCAGCAGGAGGAGGCGGCCAATTCGACGACCTCAAGGCCCAATCGGCCGATGATGGCCATGGTGGATTGGTACAGCTCCGGCGTCGCGCCTTTGGCGGCGCAACCGGGATAAAGGGCAAACTTCAGCGGCATCGGCGTCACCTTACCTGGTCTGGTGTGGTCAAGGAAGCTTGGACAGCGCGTCGCGATAACTTTTCTTCAGATCTTCGACCGCTAGCGTCATGCCGTCCTTGAGTGTTGCCCAGGCTGCGCTTGTCGAGTCGTTCACTTGGTCGAGTTTCTTACGGGCTTCATCTTTCTTTTTTTCCAGGTCCTGGACGGCCTTCTGAAGCTCGACCCGAGCCGCAGCCGAGGCCGCCTCGGTTTTCTTTCGCAACTCGGCGATCTTGGCGTGCATCTCGTTGAGTTCCGAGCGGACGGCCTTTTCGAAAGCCTCCTTCTGTTGGACGCTGTATTGTTTGGTGGCTTCGACGGCTTCTTTGGTCTCCCGAATGACCTTGTCTGCCCCGGCGGGCGACTGTGATTCGGCAGCGATCCCTCCGCCAGGCAGAAGCACGAGGCTTCCAGCCAGCAATCCTACAATTAGCCACAACTGTCGGATGGTTCTCACCTGTTCCCTCCCTGGCTGAACGCCAATCCGCGACTCGGCGGCACAGTATACCATTCAGACGGCAGTTTCCACCTCCGAGAGGCCTGCCATCCGGTTAAGGTTTTCGACCTGAGACGCCGACAAGGAACTGCCAAGCGGATCATCCACCCCTTCCTGATGGTGATGTGAACTCTATGAGCGAAGAACCCACGTCGGCAGAAGGTTCGGTCACGACCGAAGCCTTGGAAGAACTATGGAAGGTCTGATTTATTCTCTTTGCATGATGTGCTAAGGGTAGCGCAGCACTGAACTGGAGGCGTGCCCCATGCAGCAACAGACGTTTGCCGAAGTCTCGTTTGAACAGTATCGCAAGCCCACCCGCCGGGAGCAGTTTCTCAACGAGATGAACCAGGTTGTTCCATGGGCGGAATTGGTAGCGGCGATCGAGCCGGTCTACCCCAAGGCCGAGGGCCCAGGGCGTCCGCCCGTGGGTGTCGAACGCATGTTGCGCCTCCATTGTCTGCAACAGTGGTTTAACCTGTCGGACCCGGCGGTGGAGGAAGCGCTGTACGACTCACACGCCATGCGGCAGTTCGTGGGGATTGATCTGGGCCGCGAGCCCGTACCGGATGAAACCACCATCTGTAAGTTTCGGCATCTGCTGGAAGCCCACCACTTGGGCGCACAGCTCTTTGCGCGGATCGGCGCGTATCTGGCTGCCCACGGGCTGAAGGTCAGCCGGGGCACGATCGTGGATGCCACGATCATCAATGCGCCCAGTTCGACGAAGAATCGCCAGAAAGAGCGAGATCCGGAGATGCATCAGACCAAGAAGGGGAACCAGTGGTATTTCGGCATGAAGGCGCATATTGGAGTGGACAGCCGGACGAAGCTGGTTCACTCAGTGGCGGCCACGGCGGCGAATGTCCATGACAGCCAGGTGTTGCCGGAGTTGCTGCATGGACAGGAGACACGAGTATGGGGCGATGCCGCCTATAGCGGGCAACGCGACATGATTCAGCACCATGCTCCCCATGCCAAGAGCTTCGTCCAGACGAAAGCCCATCGCCATCGGCCCTTGAGCGAGACGGAGCGGGCCCGCAATCGGACGAAGTCGAAGGTTCGTGCCAAAGTCGAGCATGTGTTCTTGGTGATCAAGCGGATCTTCGGGTGGGCCAAAGTGCGGTACCGGGGGCTCGCGAAGAATGCGCACTGGTTGTCTATCAGTTGCGGCTTGGCGAATCTGTATGTAGCACGCCGGCACTTGCTGGCGGCAGCCTAGCGGACGGGGGTGCGAACGGGGCGCGGGCCGCCTGACGGCGGAGGAATCCGAGAAAGGCGCTCTCGGACCAGCGGGTTCCCAGCTGATGGCCCGTCTTGATCCACCGAGAAACAGATTGCTTCGTGGAAACGCGAATTAATCAGACGTTCCCTATTAGTCAAGCGGATTCATGAGGGAAAGGTCGAGTTGCCGCTGCTTCCCCAGGTGGCCTCCCAAATCCTGGGCATGGTGTATGACCCGAATGCAGAGGCGGCGAAACTGGCCGCGTTGATCCATCAGGATCAGGCCCTGGCCGCCCATGTCATCCGGATCGCCAACTCCCCCGCCTACATGACGCGGAATCCCGTGGTCTCGCTCCAGCACGCCGTGTCCATGCTGGGCATGAATCTCATGTCGGAAATCGCCTTCTCCGCCTCCATCAAGGGTAGTGCCTTCAAGGTGCCGGGATGGGACGACGAGGTCAAACGACTCTGGCAACATTCCTTAGCCAGCGGGGCCTACGCGAAGGAAATTGCCAGGATGCGCCGCTTCAACGTCGAAAGCGCCTATCTCTGTGGACTGCTCCACGGAATCGGCAAACCGGTCGTATTGCGGACCTTGGTGGTAGTGGCGACGGAGCAGGGAGCGACCTTGACGAAAGAACAGGTCCATCAATTGTTGGACGGGTACCATACGCAGGTGGGTCTCCTCGTCGCTCAAGAATGGGGACTTCCCCTGCCGGTGACCGAATCGATTACCTTCCATAGCGACTATGACCATGCCAAGACGGCCAAGCAGGAATGTATGACGACCTGTCTCGCCGAGCGGTTGGCCCGGCATTTCCTCGACCCGGAGGGCTTCAACGAAGAGGCGGTCCGCGACCATGCGGTGTTCACCGACCTGAATTTATACCCCAAGGACATTGACACCCTCTTGGCCTTGAAGGACACGGTGGCCAAGACCGTGGAGGCGATGCCGCTGTGAAGTCCGCCTCCACCTACGATATCGTCGTGATCGGGAGCGGACCCGCCGGCCAAAAAGCGGCCATTCAAGGCGCCAAGGCGGGGAAACGCGTCGCATTGGTCGAACAGGAGCAAGGAATCGGGGGCAATTGCGTCTACCGCGGCACGATCCCGAGCAAAACCCTGCGGGAAAGCGCCGTTCAATACGATCGCATCAAACGATCCAGTGAAGTGTTCGAAGGGCGGCTGCGCCTCGACGTGCCTATCGTGTCCCTGCTCCATCGGCTGGAAGAGGTGGTCAAGGCGCACGAGTCGTACATGAGCGATCAGTTGACCAGGAACAGCGTCACCTATCGGCACGGTCGTGCGCGCTTCCTCTCCCCGCATGAAGTGCAGGTGGAGGCGGTGGATGGCGCCTGCCAGACTCTGTGGGCCGACACGATCGTGCTGGCCACCGGCTCCCGTCCCCGCATGATTCCGGAAATTCCCATCGACCACGAACATATTCTGGACAGCGATTCCATCCTGTCGATGATCTACCTGCCCCGTTCCTTGACGGTCTTGGGAAGCGGGGTCATCGCCTGCGAATATGCCGCCACCTTTGCCTTGCTCGGCGTGGAGGTGACGGTGATCGACAAGGATGAACGACCTCTTTCCTTCCTGGACAAGGACCTCGTCGAGATTTTTCAGCGCAGCCTGGAGTCGCGTGGCGGGCGGTTCTACGTCCGCCGCATGGTGAAGGAAGTGGCCTGGGACGGTGTATCCTCCGTGGTCGCCACCCTCGAGAACGGGCTGGCCGTGAAAAGCGAGAAGATGCTTGTCGCGCTAGGGCGTCAGCCGAACGTCGAAGAGCTGAACCTCCCCGCCGCGGGCCTGTCCCTCGATCCTCAAGGCTGGCTTCGGGTGAACGACTATGGGCAGACCGAGGTGGCGCACATCTATGCGGTGGGTGATATGTTGGGTTCGTCGTCGTTGGCCTCTCGCGCCATGGAGCAGGGGCGACGGGCCGTGAGCCATGCTTTGGGCCTGCCGGTCGGCGAAGCCGTGAACCAGATTCCCATCGGCATCTACACGATTCCGGAAATCGCCTCGATCGGGCTCGATGAGGAGCAGGCGAAACTCCGGTACCGTGGCCCGCTCGTGGGCCGGGCGCGTTTTACCGAAATCGCCAAGGGGCAGATCCGCGATGCCTGTGACGGCCTGTTGAAGTTGATCGCCGACCCGTCCGGTGAACATCTGCTGGGTGTGCAGATCGTCGGTGAGGATGCCACCGAGTTGATCCACCTGGGGCAAATGGTGCTGCAAAACGGCGCTTCCATCGATCAATTCATCGACAGTATCTTCAGCTTTCCGTCCTTCGCCGAAGCCTATCGCGTCGCGGCCCTCGACATCCTCGGTCAGCGCCGCCAACAGCAGGACGGCCAGAAGGCTGCCTGATCGGCCCTCCCACCTCACTTTGACCCTCCCTCTCCGTTTGCGATAGTCTCTCTGTCGGCCGGTCCCTTCGTCTACCAGGGAGCGCTCCATGAATCGAGAGGAACGTCGCCGCCAGGAGAAAGCGCTGGCCAAGCGCGCCGGGGGGGCAGCAGCCGCTGCTACGGCGAGCCTGCTGCGCGAAGCGCAAATACTGCATCAATCGGGCCGGCTGGATGATGCGGAGCAACGATACCGTCTGGTCCTGGAACGAGAGGGCACGCAGCCGGATGCGCTGCATGGCCTGGGGTTGCTGCTCTACCGTCGCGGGAATCCCCGTGAGGCCGTCGCCTGGCTGGAGCGGGCCTGCGTGGCCGCCCCACGCAATCCCCTGTACCGGTTCAACCAGGGTGTGGTCCTGCAGCGTGCCGGCGCCCTGGCCGAAGCCGTCGATGCCTACCGGCAGGCGATCCTGCTCAATCCTCGCCACCTAGATGCTCGCACGAATCTCGGCAATGCCTACAAGGAACTCGGCCGACTCAGAGAGGCGCAGACGGCCTATGAGGGTGCCCTGGCCATCGACTCCACCCACGTCGAAGCCCAGAACAATCTCGGGGTCGTTCTCAAAGACCTGGGAGAGCTGGAGGCTGCAGCCCAGGCCTATCGTCGCGCCATTGCGCTGAAGCCCTCGCATGCGGAGGCCCACAACAATCTCGGCCTGGTGTTGATGGAACAGGGACGGCTGGATGAAGCCGTTCGTTGTTTTGAGGAGGCGCTACGGGTGCTGCCGGGATACGGCACGGCGCTCTATAACCTCGGCATTGCATGGATCTGGCGGGGAGAGCCGTTGCGGGCGCTGCATTGCTTCGACGAGACGGCGCGGACGAAACATGATCACGGCCGCCCGGTGGCCGGAACGACGCTGTTCCGGTCGCGTCTCAAACACGATGCGGAGCAGCTGGAGTATCTCGCGGATTCCGCTCTGTCCGGTGACGTACCACGCGCCTATGTCGAAGCGTTGATGCGCCTGCGCACTCAAGCGGATGGACAGCCGGCTGATCAGGCTGCGTCCAACCGCATGGTCCTCTCGCCGGTCGACCTCCAGGCGTTAGCACCCTCCTTCAACCGGCTCCTGTATATAGCTCCCTGCGAGCGGATTCCGGAAGGCGCGCTCAGCCTGGAGCTCGATGTTCCCGCCATCGAAGCGCGCTACCATGCGGCACAACCCGAGGTCACCTATATCGATGGACTTTTGTCCGAGGAGGCGCTGCAGCGATTGCGCCGCTTTTGTTGGAGTTCCACGATTTGGAAGAAAGACTATGAGAACGGCTATATCGGCGCCTTTCTGGGCGACGGATTTGCCACGCCTCTCTTGCTTCAGATTGCCGAGGAACTCCGACAGCGGTTCCCGCGCATTTTTAGAGACCATCGGCTCACGCAAGCCTGGGCCTTCAAACATGACAGCGCCAGGCGCGGCTTGAACATCCATGCGGATGCCGCGGCGGTCAACGTCAATTTTTGGATCACGCCGGACGAGGCCAACCTCGATCCGTCCTCCGGAGGCTTGGTCGTCTGGGATCGGGAGGCACCGAAAGACTGGGATTTCCGAGCCTATAACAGCGACAAGAACCGCGGGAAGATCTACGAGTGGTT
It contains:
- a CDS encoding HDOD domain-containing protein; the encoded protein is MPLLPQVASQILGMVYDPNAEAAKLAALIHQDQALAAHVIRIANSPAYMTRNPVVSLQHAVSMLGMNLMSEIAFSASIKGSAFKVPGWDDEVKRLWQHSLASGAYAKEIARMRRFNVESAYLCGLLHGIGKPVVLRTLVVVATEQGATLTKEQVHQLLDGYHTQVGLLVAQEWGLPLPVTESITFHSDYDHAKTAKQECMTTCLAERLARHFLDPEGFNEEAVRDHAVFTDLNLYPKDIDTLLALKDTVAKTVEAMPL
- the sthA gene encoding Si-specific NAD(P)(+) transhydrogenase, with the translated sequence MKSASTYDIVVIGSGPAGQKAAIQGAKAGKRVALVEQEQGIGGNCVYRGTIPSKTLRESAVQYDRIKRSSEVFEGRLRLDVPIVSLLHRLEEVVKAHESYMSDQLTRNSVTYRHGRARFLSPHEVQVEAVDGACQTLWADTIVLATGSRPRMIPEIPIDHEHILDSDSILSMIYLPRSLTVLGSGVIACEYAATFALLGVEVTVIDKDERPLSFLDKDLVEIFQRSLESRGGRFYVRRMVKEVAWDGVSSVVATLENGLAVKSEKMLVALGRQPNVEELNLPAAGLSLDPQGWLRVNDYGQTEVAHIYAVGDMLGSSSLASRAMEQGRRAVSHALGLPVGEAVNQIPIGIYTIPEIASIGLDEEQAKLRYRGPLVGRARFTEIAKGQIRDACDGLLKLIADPSGEHLLGVQIVGEDATELIHLGQMVLQNGASIDQFIDSIFSFPSFAEAYRVAALDILGQRRQQQDGQKAA
- a CDS encoding tetratricopeptide repeat protein: MNREERRRQEKALAKRAGGAAAAATASLLREAQILHQSGRLDDAEQRYRLVLEREGTQPDALHGLGLLLYRRGNPREAVAWLERACVAAPRNPLYRFNQGVVLQRAGALAEAVDAYRQAILLNPRHLDARTNLGNAYKELGRLREAQTAYEGALAIDSTHVEAQNNLGVVLKDLGELEAAAQAYRRAIALKPSHAEAHNNLGLVLMEQGRLDEAVRCFEEALRVLPGYGTALYNLGIAWIWRGEPLRALHCFDETARTKHDHGRPVAGTTLFRSRLKHDAEQLEYLADSALSGDVPRAYVEALMRLRTQADGQPADQAASNRMVLSPVDLQALAPSFNRLLYIAPCERIPEGALSLELDVPAIEARYHAAQPEVTYIDGLLSEEALQRLRRFCWSSTIWKKDYENGYIGAFLGDGFATPLLLQIAEELRQRFPRIFRDHRLTQAWAFKHDSARRGLNIHADAAAVNVNFWITPDEANLDPSSGGLVVWDREAPKDWDFRAYNSDKNRGKIYEWLTSQGAKEITIPYRANRAVVFNSDLFHETDTIAFKEGYTNRRINITLLYGHRHRP